One part of the Desulfomonile tiedjei genome encodes these proteins:
- the larE gene encoding ATP-dependent sacrificial sulfur transferase LarE translates to MSANSDDLAHKLEHLQSILRDLNSVVVAFSGGVDSTLVLKVAKDVLGDHVLAVTALSETTAQHEREAAISLASDLGAEHLVVEISEMDVPEFLRNPPDRCYICKKSRFRELVKLAQRKGFAFVVDGENADDHQDYRPGIRATRELGIRSPLSEAGLTKQEVRLLSKKLGLPTWDKHSYACLASRIPYGNPITPEKLAQVDAAEEFVRGLVPGCQVRVRHHGDTARIEMEPQTIPELTKEEVRLRLVEHFKTLGFKFVTLDLEGYSMGSLNRMINTRK, encoded by the coding sequence GTGTCGGCAAATTCCGATGATCTTGCGCACAAGTTAGAGCATTTGCAGAGCATTCTGCGAGACCTCAACAGCGTGGTTGTTGCCTTTTCCGGTGGAGTGGACAGCACCCTTGTTCTCAAGGTTGCCAAGGACGTGCTCGGAGACCATGTGCTGGCTGTTACCGCCCTTTCGGAGACCACGGCTCAACATGAGCGGGAGGCGGCCATCAGCTTGGCTAGCGACCTCGGAGCAGAGCATCTCGTGGTCGAAATCTCTGAAATGGACGTGCCGGAGTTTCTGAGAAATCCGCCGGACAGGTGTTACATCTGTAAAAAGAGTCGATTCCGCGAACTGGTGAAGCTTGCTCAGAGAAAAGGATTCGCCTTTGTGGTCGATGGAGAAAATGCTGATGATCACCAGGATTATCGCCCAGGCATCCGCGCTACCAGAGAGCTGGGCATTCGGAGCCCTCTGAGCGAGGCAGGCCTTACCAAGCAAGAAGTCCGTCTTCTATCGAAGAAGCTCGGACTCCCCACCTGGGACAAGCATTCCTATGCCTGCCTGGCATCCCGCATCCCGTACGGCAATCCCATTACCCCGGAGAAACTGGCTCAGGTCGATGCCGCGGAGGAGTTTGTCCGCGGGCTTGTCCCCGGTTGTCAAGTCAGGGTGCGGCATCACGGAGACACCGCGCGCATAGAGATGGAACCTCAAACCATACCTGAGCTGACGAAAGAAGAGGTCCGCTTACGCCTCGTAGAGCACTTCAAGACCCTGGGTTTCAAATTTGTAACTCTGGACCTGGAAGGGTACAGCATGGGCAGCCTCAACCGAATGATAAACACGCGGAAGTAG
- a CDS encoding DUF1573 domain-containing protein, translating into MQRAIIVIALLFCLLQAIASASAAPEVALDNHEHDFGDVQVGSVVQTRVSVINKGDAPLAINDVATSCGCTKAAAAGREVPPGGKTDIEVSYDSAGLSAGRKTQTVFIHSNDTKNPVSKVRIFANVIHRITIEPTSLVLRLPSFQDRVSFPVTAKNTTQQAVTLSVATFQGAIGRAWLEPETFVIEPASEVRLKIEMEVKRPEKGNTLSGELSIGTDLPEADRIKLRCLIKIDRME; encoded by the coding sequence GTGCAGCGTGCAATTATCGTTATTGCCCTACTTTTTTGCCTTCTTCAGGCAATTGCTTCAGCCTCGGCCGCGCCGGAGGTTGCCTTGGACAACCATGAGCACGATTTTGGGGATGTGCAGGTCGGCAGCGTGGTTCAGACCCGGGTCTCGGTAATCAATAAGGGCGACGCTCCACTTGCTATAAATGACGTAGCCACGTCGTGCGGTTGCACCAAGGCGGCTGCTGCTGGAAGGGAGGTTCCTCCGGGGGGAAAGACCGATATAGAGGTATCATACGACTCCGCGGGCTTGAGCGCGGGGAGAAAGACACAAACCGTATTCATACACTCCAACGATACGAAGAACCCGGTATCCAAGGTGCGGATCTTCGCGAATGTCATTCACAGAATCACCATCGAACCTACAAGCCTGGTCTTGCGGCTGCCGAGTTTTCAGGATCGCGTGAGTTTCCCGGTCACGGCCAAGAACACAACTCAGCAGGCAGTGACTCTGTCGGTGGCGACCTTTCAGGGGGCTATTGGCAGAGCATGGTTGGAGCCGGAAACGTTTGTTATTGAGCCCGCTTCGGAAGTGCGCTTGAAGATTGAAATGGAAGTGAAAAGGCCTGAAAAGGGAAACACCTTGAGCGGCGAGTTATCGATTGGTACCGACCTCCCGGAAGCTGACCGGATCAAATTGCGGTGCCTGATCAAGATCGACCGAATGGAGTAA
- a CDS encoding C_GCAxxG_C_C family protein: MFHDSLKPRPGDLAKEIGSRAENLYLTGQLLCSEAVLTVLNRGLGGGMPDEMAIRLASALPIGLGDSGCTCGALSGAVLALGLFLGRDRPAARDKKEALPSANLLHDRFRERFGSACCRVLSRKVKHNPKEHFKQCAVITGWTAELAALVILQKRLELADAADFRYCRARDSWLGSKLKKLVNVACR, encoded by the coding sequence ATGTTCCATGATTCATTGAAGCCGCGACCGGGGGATCTTGCCAAGGAAATCGGCAGTCGGGCCGAAAATCTCTATCTCACAGGGCAATTGCTGTGCTCTGAGGCGGTTCTTACCGTGTTGAATCGGGGGCTTGGCGGAGGAATGCCGGACGAAATGGCCATCCGCCTGGCCTCTGCTCTTCCCATCGGTCTGGGTGACAGCGGCTGCACTTGCGGAGCACTGAGCGGTGCGGTTCTGGCACTGGGCCTATTTCTGGGACGGGACCGGCCCGCGGCACGAGACAAAAAGGAGGCTCTTCCTTCGGCTAACCTCCTCCATGATCGCTTCAGAGAGCGTTTTGGTTCCGCGTGCTGTCGCGTCTTGAGCCGTAAGGTCAAACACAATCCGAAGGAGCACTTCAAACAATGCGCGGTCATTACCGGTTGGACCGCGGAGTTAGCGGCTCTCGTCATCCTGCAAAAGCGTCTTGAACTGGCGGACGCCGCAGATTTCCGCTATTGCCGAGCCAGAGACTCCTGGCTGGGGTCGAAGCTCAAAAAGCTTGTCAACGTCGCGTGTCGGTAA
- a CDS encoding transposase: protein MSEWCSRHGVDIWAYCLMANHLHLIAVPESGQGLAQAIGEAHRRTLGA, encoded by the coding sequence ATGTCTGAGTGGTGCTCAAGACATGGGGTAGACATCTGGGCGTACTGTCTGATGGCTAATCACCTGCATCTGATTGCCGTTCCAGAGTCTGGGCAGGGATTGGCCCAAGCCATTGGGGAGGCTCATCGCCGTACACTCGGAGCGTGA
- a CDS encoding ABC transporter ATP-binding protein, whose protein sequence is MILTVEKLNSFYSLSHILFDVGLELNKGEIVCLLGRNGAGKTTTLKSIMGLVNPASGKVVFQGENITGKAPFVISRKGIGYVPENRIIFPNLTVKENLLLPFKNSKLQTKWSLEKAYNIFPILHNRQKQSAGTLSGGEQQMLTIARTMMTNPDMLLLDEPSEGLAPIIVEVIEQQIVQLNKQEGITILVCEQNLTSALRVSHRAYVMEKGQIKWTGAVDELKASPEVMKKYMGV, encoded by the coding sequence ATGATACTTACAGTGGAGAAACTCAATTCCTTCTATTCGCTGAGTCATATCTTATTTGATGTGGGACTGGAATTAAACAAGGGAGAGATCGTCTGTTTGCTCGGCAGGAATGGTGCGGGGAAGACAACGACATTGAAGAGTATCATGGGCTTGGTGAACCCCGCGTCGGGGAAAGTCGTATTTCAAGGCGAGAACATCACTGGTAAGGCCCCTTTCGTAATATCGAGGAAGGGCATCGGGTACGTACCTGAAAACAGGATTATATTTCCCAATTTGACAGTCAAAGAAAACCTCTTACTGCCTTTTAAGAACAGCAAACTCCAAACGAAATGGAGCCTGGAAAAAGCTTACAACATTTTCCCGATCTTGCATAACCGGCAGAAACAGTCGGCGGGGACTCTATCGGGTGGTGAGCAACAAATGCTTACCATTGCCCGCACTATGATGACAAACCCGGACATGCTGCTTTTGGACGAGCCGTCTGAAGGATTGGCGCCGATTATTGTGGAGGTCATCGAGCAGCAGATTGTGCAGCTCAATAAACAAGAAGGGATAACGATATTGGTGTGCGAGCAAAACCTCACATCCGCACTTCGAGTGTCACACAGGGCCTATGTTATGGAAAAGGGACAGATCAAATGGACGGGTGCGGTCGATGAGTTGAAAGCAAGCCCTGAGGTGATGAAGAAGTACATGGGGGTATAA
- a CDS encoding type II toxin-antitoxin system HicB family antitoxin translates to MKYRILIEQDEDGVFVAEVPSLPGCVSQGRTRQEAIENAKEAIAACLESLAAHDEPIPPPIAEELVEVKFRVHHT, encoded by the coding sequence ATGAAATACCGCATTCTAATCGAACAGGACGAAGACGGAGTCTTCGTGGCAGAAGTGCCGTCACTGCCGGGGTGTGTTTCTCAGGGTCGCACTCGCCAGGAGGCTATCGAAAACGCCAAAGAGGCCATAGCCGCTTGTCTTGAGAGTCTTGCCGCACACGACGAGCCCATTCCACCTCCTATTGCGGAAGAGCTTGTCGAGGTGAAGTTCCGGGTACACCATACGTAA
- a CDS encoding phosphatase PAP2 family protein: MPPQRSALRGIFIIAAMFGFGLVGTAVIDAMGWDLAWTARYYVPGGANDGWAYAREFPWNALYDYGEYPGVALLVGAMVLYIGALIGRAPRQYAKPCLVVILTIALGPGLLVNGILKEYWGRPRPAEITAFGGNKEFRQVWKPGGPGEGKSFTCGHCAMAISLSSVAAFYPLHPAVSVCALVGGIIYGIVMGIARMIQGGHFPTDVLWSGVLVLSLIALLYYVVLRVPETEAGSRKPSP; encoded by the coding sequence ATGCCCCCACAAAGATCGGCCCTGCGAGGCATATTCATCATCGCAGCGATGTTCGGCTTCGGGCTGGTCGGTACGGCCGTGATTGACGCAATGGGATGGGACCTAGCGTGGACCGCAAGATACTACGTTCCCGGCGGGGCTAACGACGGCTGGGCTTACGCGCGGGAATTCCCCTGGAATGCCTTGTACGATTATGGTGAATACCCGGGAGTGGCACTTCTCGTTGGCGCTATGGTCCTCTACATTGGGGCATTAATCGGCAGAGCCCCAAGACAATATGCCAAGCCCTGCCTTGTGGTGATTTTGACCATTGCGCTCGGGCCCGGGCTGCTTGTAAATGGTATCTTGAAAGAATACTGGGGGAGGCCCCGGCCCGCGGAAATTACTGCCTTTGGTGGCAACAAGGAGTTCCGGCAGGTCTGGAAGCCGGGAGGTCCGGGGGAGGGCAAATCCTTCACCTGCGGGCATTGCGCCATGGCGATTTCGTTGTCTTCCGTTGCCGCGTTTTACCCGCTCCATCCGGCAGTTTCCGTTTGCGCTCTGGTGGGAGGCATAATCTACGGAATCGTAATGGGAATAGCCAGAATGATTCAAGGGGGGCATTTCCCTACGGATGTGCTGTGGTCGGGGGTTTTGGTGCTCTCGTTGATTGCGTTGCTGTATTATGTGGTGCTACGAGTGCCGGAAACCGAGGCAGGGTCACGGAAACCAAGTCCGTAA
- a CDS encoding rhodanese-like domain-containing protein, producing the protein MISAFLTAGLIGLLLLGNALAQKADYPEKVKEIIAINFAREMTDGAYKAVTAADLKQWVDAKKDILIVDTMPFGASYKKRHIPAAVQIEFPIPEMKEMDDAKKAEFAKLLGPNKDHLLVFYCGFTECTRSHNAAMWAMKLGYTNVYRFPGGIEGWAQAGYPVEAAK; encoded by the coding sequence ATGATTTCAGCGTTCCTGACCGCGGGCTTGATCGGTTTGTTGCTGCTCGGCAATGCCCTTGCTCAAAAGGCCGACTACCCGGAAAAAGTCAAGGAAATCATAGCGATCAACTTCGCCAGAGAGATGACGGACGGAGCCTATAAGGCCGTAACCGCGGCTGACTTGAAGCAGTGGGTGGACGCGAAAAAGGACATACTCATAGTTGACACCATGCCCTTCGGCGCAAGTTACAAAAAGCGTCACATCCCAGCCGCGGTTCAAATAGAGTTTCCCATCCCGGAAATGAAGGAAATGGACGACGCGAAAAAGGCGGAGTTCGCAAAGCTCCTGGGGCCGAATAAAGATCACCTACTAGTCTTCTATTGCGGTTTTACGGAATGCACTCGCAGTCATAACGCAGCCATGTGGGCCATGAAGTTGGGTTACACCAATGTGTACCGATTCCCCGGCGGCATCGAGGGCTGGGCCCAAGCCGGTTATCCGGTGGAAGCAGCCAAATAG
- a CDS encoding flippase-like domain-containing protein: MDQKDQVQNLKNSSEIPEECAVDQDAASYSRVVRSVLIFAVAGVVLYGAATLGSDYSTITGSLLRFPATVLGQVIGLVFVGWVLRGWRFHYYLRRSGESVPFAYSLQAFLAGFALTGTPGKVGEAVKGVFLKRDYGVSVTKVVGILVVERLMDLWGVLLLGALSLLLFKGWERLFLICAAAVIVGGFCLCLERVYRPVLEKLARIYFLSWICDRMLGVLLAGRDLMTPRIFLTGLLVSTVAWGMESLSLYLIMDALHLPSTFLQSNFVYCFSTIVGALSMLPGGIGGTEAGMMGLMSFMGISYTEGVPAVILIRLCTLWLAVIVGVGFMVVLLARARKS; encoded by the coding sequence ATGGACCAAAAGGACCAGGTACAGAACCTAAAGAATTCGAGCGAGATTCCCGAAGAATGCGCGGTTGACCAAGACGCTGCCTCGTATAGCCGAGTGGTCCGGTCGGTTCTGATCTTTGCCGTAGCAGGCGTGGTGCTTTATGGCGCGGCCACGCTGGGTTCCGACTACAGCACCATAACGGGATCTCTCCTGCGTTTCCCCGCAACGGTGCTTGGGCAGGTAATCGGCTTGGTGTTTGTTGGTTGGGTCTTGAGGGGTTGGCGATTCCATTACTATCTGCGTCGATCCGGCGAATCGGTGCCGTTCGCATATTCTCTTCAGGCTTTTCTGGCCGGATTTGCCCTCACCGGGACCCCGGGAAAGGTCGGAGAGGCCGTAAAAGGCGTGTTCCTCAAGCGGGATTACGGAGTGTCGGTTACCAAGGTTGTGGGTATTCTTGTCGTGGAACGCCTCATGGACCTGTGGGGTGTGTTGCTGTTGGGTGCGTTGTCGCTCTTGCTTTTCAAGGGCTGGGAAAGGCTCTTTCTTATTTGCGCCGCGGCCGTCATTGTCGGCGGGTTTTGTCTGTGCCTGGAAAGAGTGTATCGCCCGGTGCTGGAGAAACTGGCCCGGATCTATTTTTTGTCCTGGATTTGCGACAGAATGCTGGGTGTTCTGTTGGCAGGCCGCGATCTGATGACGCCTCGAATTTTCCTTACCGGGCTGCTGGTTTCCACAGTGGCATGGGGAATGGAATCATTGTCCCTTTATCTGATAATGGATGCTCTGCATCTCCCTTCGACTTTCCTGCAAAGCAACTTCGTATACTGTTTTTCGACCATTGTCGGCGCTCTGTCCATGCTCCCCGGCGGAATTGGCGGTACCGAGGCCGGAATGATGGGGCTGATGTCTTTTATGGGTATCTCGTACACCGAAGGTGTTCCCGCTGTAATCCTTATCAGGCTTTGCACTCTGTGGCTCGCGGTAATTGTCGGTGTAGGATTCATGGTGGTCCTGCTGGCGAGGGCTCGCAAGAGCTGA
- a CDS encoding ABC transporter ATP-binding protein: protein MLRIENIKKSFNGYRAVNDVSFTVNRGELGCIIGPNGAGKTTLFNIISGHLKPDSGKVYLDDTDITGMSSHKICHRGVGRSFQITNIFPRLSVFENIQIAVFSWKKKTRDMFGRTTNLFVGEADEIIESVGLSEKRDEIAGMLSYGDQRRLDVGLALASRPTLLLLDEPTAGMSPAETEGTVALVLDLAKRHGFTLLFVEHDLHAVFTMSEKIRVLNNGLLIAEGTPEDIRKDEEVQRVYLGG from the coding sequence ATGTTAAGAATAGAGAACATCAAGAAGTCGTTCAATGGTTATCGGGCCGTCAATGACGTCTCATTCACGGTAAATAGAGGAGAACTCGGCTGCATCATCGGACCGAATGGGGCAGGCAAAACCACCCTATTTAACATCATTAGCGGCCATTTGAAACCCGATTCAGGCAAAGTCTATTTGGATGACACTGATATCACAGGAATGAGTTCACACAAGATTTGTCACCGAGGAGTAGGAAGATCGTTTCAAATAACGAATATTTTCCCTCGCCTCAGTGTCTTCGAAAACATACAGATTGCCGTCTTTTCATGGAAGAAAAAGACGAGGGACATGTTTGGCCGCACCACCAACCTCTTTGTTGGAGAAGCAGATGAAATTATTGAGAGCGTCGGTCTCAGCGAAAAAAGAGACGAAATTGCGGGTATGCTTTCGTATGGCGATCAAAGACGTCTCGATGTGGGACTTGCCTTGGCAAGCCGGCCCACGTTGTTGTTGCTGGACGAGCCAACCGCGGGCATGAGTCCCGCAGAAACCGAAGGCACAGTTGCACTGGTCCTCGATCTGGCCAAGCGGCACGGGTTTACCCTGCTGTTTGTTGAGCATGATCTTCATGCTGTGTTTACAATGTCGGAAAAGATACGAGTGTTGAATAACGGCCTTTTAATCGCTGAAGGCACTCCCGAAGACATCCGGAAAGACGAAGAAGTGCAGAGAGTGTATCTCGGGGGATGA
- a CDS encoding branched-chain amino acid ABC transporter permease: MITKPSDKISRIAILGAFVGFALLPLFIGEGWLNVVIEMLILGLAATALNIMFGYAGMVSFGAAAYYAVGAYTTALLLTNTGIPFFLAFLAAPIVAAIIAAFAGWFCVKLTHAYFSLLTLAFGQIIYVILFGWYSFTKGDDGIVNIPVPSLLSDVVAYYYFALIVMALCFILIWLIVTSPFGKALTAIRENPDRAGFIGIDVRRYRLVAFVVSGVFLGVAGALFACFNKSVFPIYSHWATSGELLVVCLLGGVYNFFGPLLGGIVFVLLNKLITQYTEFWPLVLGTVLIGLVLFFKGGIAAFIENRFSSKCETDR; this comes from the coding sequence ATGATAACCAAGCCGTCAGATAAAATAAGCCGAATCGCCATCTTAGGAGCATTCGTTGGTTTTGCTCTATTGCCTCTGTTTATCGGAGAAGGTTGGCTCAACGTTGTAATCGAAATGTTGATTCTGGGGTTGGCCGCGACTGCCCTTAATATTATGTTCGGTTACGCGGGAATGGTGTCCTTTGGCGCTGCGGCGTACTATGCGGTTGGCGCATACACCACGGCGCTATTACTGACCAATACGGGCATTCCGTTCTTTCTGGCCTTTTTGGCGGCTCCCATTGTTGCGGCTATTATTGCTGCCTTCGCTGGTTGGTTCTGTGTTAAGCTTACCCATGCTTACTTTTCCTTGTTGACTCTCGCCTTTGGACAAATTATCTACGTCATACTTTTCGGATGGTATAGTTTTACGAAAGGGGACGACGGAATCGTTAATATTCCGGTGCCAAGCCTATTGTCTGATGTAGTGGCCTACTATTATTTTGCGCTAATTGTGATGGCCCTTTGTTTCATCTTGATTTGGCTCATAGTGACGTCGCCATTTGGGAAAGCCTTGACTGCAATAAGAGAAAACCCGGATAGGGCGGGATTCATAGGAATAGATGTCCGCCGGTACCGTTTGGTGGCATTCGTGGTTTCCGGCGTCTTCCTGGGAGTTGCTGGAGCCCTGTTTGCCTGCTTCAACAAAAGCGTATTCCCAATTTATTCACATTGGGCCACGTCAGGTGAGTTGCTGGTCGTTTGCTTGCTCGGTGGAGTTTATAATTTCTTCGGGCCGTTATTGGGCGGGATCGTCTTTGTGCTCTTGAACAAGTTGATCACTCAATATACGGAGTTTTGGCCTCTAGTCTTGGGAACGGTACTCATTGGACTTGTTCTTTTCTTCAAAGGCGGTATCGCCGCCTTCATAGAGAACCGGTTTTCATCGAAATGCGAAACCGACCGATAG